The following coding sequences are from one Mycolicibacterium aichiense window:
- a CDS encoding DUF2834 domain-containing protein: MTTFSRLSRSDKLLCGIYLVLAIAALVFAFGNTVAYMLSDGNGGLPGFFAAGYVNYATSSLTNDLLIVALAATVLMIAEGRRLGVRYVWAYVAAGFVIAISVSFPLFLIARQLKLSERNSLAAN, from the coding sequence ATGACGACGTTTTCGCGCCTGTCGCGATCAGACAAGCTGCTCTGCGGCATCTACCTCGTCCTCGCAATCGCCGCGCTGGTGTTCGCATTCGGGAACACCGTTGCCTACATGCTCAGCGACGGCAACGGCGGCCTGCCCGGCTTCTTCGCGGCCGGGTACGTCAACTACGCGACCTCGTCGCTGACCAACGACCTGTTGATCGTCGCGCTGGCGGCAACCGTGCTGATGATCGCTGAGGGCCGCCGACTCGGAGTCCGCTATGTGTGGGCCTATGTCGCGGCCGGCTTCGTGATCGCCATCAGCGTCTCGTTCCCGCTGTTTCTGATCGCCAGGCAGCTCAAACTGTCTGAGCGAAACAGTCTGGCAGCCAATTGA
- a CDS encoding SMP-30/gluconolactonase/LRE family protein, which yields MPPTLDVLSDHRDDLGEGPWWDAEDGTFYWVDSTGCSVHWVRLDGSDVTTISTPGEVGFVVKTRSGLLLAGCRDGLYCYTGGGWESKWTGGWDTSSVRSNDGKTDRNGLLWFGTMHDAETEPVAHLYRLRDGRPQAQLDGVTVSNGLGWSPDGKLMYYADSPTQTIQVFDYDATAAEIHNGRIFATDVKPSDPDGLTVDADGCVWSAKWDGGRVVRYTPDGRIDREVELPVSRPTSCMFVGSDLRTLAITSALPDVAETEPLAGAVFLVDVGAQGLPEARFDEQQLTD from the coding sequence GTGCCGCCGACGCTAGACGTCCTGTCAGACCATCGCGACGACCTCGGTGAAGGACCCTGGTGGGACGCCGAGGACGGCACTTTCTACTGGGTGGACAGCACCGGATGTTCGGTCCACTGGGTGCGCCTGGACGGCAGTGACGTCACCACGATCTCCACGCCCGGCGAAGTGGGCTTCGTCGTGAAAACCCGGTCCGGGCTCCTTCTGGCCGGCTGTCGTGACGGCCTCTACTGCTACACCGGCGGCGGATGGGAGTCGAAGTGGACCGGTGGTTGGGACACCTCGAGTGTGCGGTCCAACGACGGAAAAACCGACCGCAACGGACTTCTCTGGTTCGGCACGATGCACGACGCCGAGACCGAGCCCGTCGCGCACCTCTATCGCCTTCGGGACGGGCGACCGCAGGCGCAGCTCGACGGCGTCACTGTTTCGAACGGCCTCGGCTGGTCGCCGGACGGCAAGCTGATGTATTACGCGGATTCGCCTACCCAAACCATTCAGGTCTTCGACTACGACGCGACGGCCGCTGAGATCCACAACGGGCGAATCTTCGCGACGGACGTCAAACCGTCTGACCCGGACGGCCTCACCGTCGATGCGGACGGGTGTGTCTGGTCGGCGAAATGGGATGGGGGCAGGGTCGTTCGGTATACCCCGGACGGCCGGATCGATCGTGAAGTGGAGCTGCCGGTGTCGCGCCCGACCAGCTGCATGTTCGTGGGCAGCGATTTGCGCACGCTGGCCATCACATCGGCTCTGCCTGACGTGGCCGAGACGGAACCACTCGCCGGCGCGGTGTTTCTCGTCGACGTCGGCGCTCAAGGGTTGCCCGAGGCACGGTTCGACGAGCAGCAGCTCACCGATTAA
- a CDS encoding DUF308 domain-containing protein, producing the protein MTETVDQVREHAGPGGRTWLERYYYARAAFSIAWVGGAITLADSSPTVIATLLLIYPAWDAAANLVDCQRNGGPRRNPTQAVNSVVSVVTTIAVAIALTSSMNTVLGVFGIWAALSGLLQLSTGVRRWKAAGGQWPMVISGIQSTVAGASFLVQAGSTEVPRLSAIAPYAGFGAFYFLLSAVVLTVGHARRRLR; encoded by the coding sequence ATGACCGAGACGGTCGACCAAGTCCGAGAGCACGCCGGCCCCGGAGGCCGCACCTGGCTCGAGCGTTACTACTACGCGCGGGCCGCGTTCTCCATCGCATGGGTCGGCGGCGCCATCACCCTGGCCGACAGCTCCCCTACTGTCATCGCAACTCTGCTCCTGATCTACCCGGCATGGGACGCAGCGGCCAATCTCGTTGACTGCCAACGCAACGGCGGCCCACGGCGCAATCCGACACAAGCGGTCAACTCGGTGGTAAGCGTCGTGACCACGATCGCCGTCGCGATCGCACTGACATCGAGCATGAATACCGTGCTCGGCGTGTTTGGCATCTGGGCGGCGCTGTCCGGACTCCTCCAACTGAGCACCGGCGTACGGCGCTGGAAGGCTGCGGGCGGACAGTGGCCGATGGTCATCAGTGGCATCCAGTCAACGGTCGCTGGCGCTAGTTTCCTCGTGCAGGCAGGCTCGACCGAGGTGCCCCGCCTCAGCGCCATTGCCCCGTATGCCGGCTTCGGCGCGTTCTACTTCCTGCTCTCGGCAGTAGTCCTCACCGTCGGCCATGCCCGCCGTCGCCTCCGCTGA
- a CDS encoding GMC family oxidoreductase encodes MPAVASADDRRNQIHEEMQSMSFDETYDYVVIGAGSAGCVLAARLSEDPSVSVLLLESGRVDDNPELSIPPAWPSLWGTDVDYAYRTVPQRGTDGVAHLWPRGHTLGGSSSINAMVHLRGHPNDFAAWSESGCTGWDYDAVLPFFKRMETVAGGDPCYRGVDGPMRPAPAVRPNPLSQAFLDAARSAGYPLTGDFSGDAPEGAGWHDLAIHEGMRQSAAAAYLHPLGNRRSNLVVSTSSRARRLVFSGSHCTGVEFTRKGHLVTAGATAEVVVSAGAVDSPRLLLLSGVGPAAELEAAGLRVLHNLPGVGRNLHDHPLCGLVYQAAREIPAGSANLAEVSMLWRSEDALRGPDMQLMFIHVPFHPPHLTAPVNSFTIAVATIPTARGSVRLAGPDAATPPLIDPNYLGTDADVRRMIHGVQVAREIANDKAFDHWRAREVLPGADVESQSSLRDYLAHATGTYYHPVGTCAMGIGPEAVVGSDLRVHGLSGLRVADASVMPRIVATNTNATTMMIAEKAAALIRNS; translated from the coding sequence ATGCCCGCCGTCGCCTCCGCTGACGATCGTCGCAACCAGATTCACGAGGAGATGCAATCGATGAGCTTCGACGAGACGTATGACTATGTCGTGATCGGCGCGGGCTCGGCAGGCTGTGTGCTGGCCGCCCGCCTCTCGGAAGACCCATCCGTGTCAGTGCTGTTACTGGAATCTGGTCGGGTCGATGACAACCCGGAGTTGTCCATTCCGCCGGCATGGCCGTCGCTGTGGGGAACCGATGTGGACTACGCGTATCGCACGGTGCCGCAACGAGGCACCGACGGTGTCGCGCACCTGTGGCCGCGAGGCCATACTCTCGGCGGCAGCAGCAGCATCAATGCGATGGTCCATCTGAGGGGTCATCCCAACGACTTCGCCGCATGGTCCGAATCTGGTTGTACAGGCTGGGATTACGATGCAGTGCTGCCGTTCTTCAAGCGTATGGAGACCGTCGCAGGCGGCGATCCGTGCTACCGCGGCGTGGACGGGCCGATGCGCCCGGCGCCCGCTGTCCGCCCAAACCCGCTATCGCAGGCATTCCTCGACGCCGCACGGTCTGCGGGTTATCCCCTGACCGGGGACTTCAGTGGGGATGCACCCGAAGGTGCGGGGTGGCACGACCTCGCGATCCACGAGGGCATGCGCCAGAGCGCTGCGGCCGCATACCTGCACCCGCTCGGCAACCGCCGATCGAATCTGGTCGTGTCGACAAGCTCACGTGCACGCAGACTTGTATTCTCCGGAAGCCATTGCACCGGAGTGGAGTTCACCCGCAAAGGCCATCTGGTGACCGCAGGTGCAACCGCCGAGGTGGTGGTGAGCGCGGGGGCGGTGGACTCGCCCCGGCTGCTGCTGCTATCCGGCGTAGGTCCCGCAGCCGAACTGGAAGCCGCAGGGCTACGGGTCCTTCACAATCTGCCCGGCGTGGGACGCAATCTGCACGATCACCCGCTATGCGGACTGGTCTACCAGGCGGCGCGCGAAATCCCGGCCGGTTCTGCCAATCTCGCCGAGGTCTCGATGCTGTGGCGCAGCGAGGACGCACTGAGGGGCCCCGACATGCAGCTGATGTTCATTCATGTGCCATTTCATCCGCCGCACCTGACCGCGCCGGTGAACAGCTTCACGATCGCGGTCGCCACCATTCCGACGGCGCGCGGGTCGGTCCGTCTCGCAGGGCCAGATGCAGCGACGCCGCCGCTCATCGATCCGAACTATCTCGGTACGGACGCCGACGTGCGGCGGATGATCCACGGCGTTCAGGTGGCCCGAGAGATCGCGAACGACAAGGCGTTCGACCACTGGCGCGCGCGGGAAGTGCTACCGGGTGCCGACGTGGAGAGCCAGTCAAGTCTGCGCGATTACCTGGCCCACGCGACAGGCACCTATTACCACCCCGTGGGCACCTGTGCGATGGGTATCGGACCCGAAGCGGTAGTGGGCTCGGACCTGCGAGTCCATGGACTGAGCGGTCTGCGCGTCGCCGACGCGTCGGTCATGCCGCGCATCGTCGCAACCAACACGAACGCGACAACCATGATGATTGCCGAAAAGGCTGCCGCACTGATCCGGAACTCCTGA
- a CDS encoding glycoside hydrolase family 16 protein, whose amino-acid sequence MDRRSLMLMAGFGAVAAALPMPAAGATPTRPQAPAPNATAPAYLFHDEFDGPAGSAPDPSKWRIAKARETIKNPVFWDRPENMGQYRDDRQHVFLDGNSNLVIRATRDNNKYVSGKVMGNWWGGIGTTWEARIKFNCLTAGCWPAWWLMNDHPEVGGEVDLAEWYGNGEWPSGTTVHARLDGTSFATQPTPIDGNWHTWRVTWNDSGMYFWRDYVDGAEPYFTVPANSIDDWPFNFPDYRMFPVLNLAVSGSGGGDPRSGTYPADMLVDYVRVW is encoded by the coding sequence ATTGATCGTCGTAGCCTGATGCTCATGGCAGGGTTCGGCGCGGTCGCCGCCGCGCTGCCGATGCCGGCGGCAGGTGCTACGCCCACCCGCCCGCAAGCACCGGCGCCGAATGCCACGGCTCCTGCGTATCTCTTCCATGACGAGTTCGACGGACCGGCCGGATCGGCCCCCGATCCCTCCAAGTGGCGTATCGCCAAGGCGCGCGAAACCATCAAGAATCCGGTGTTCTGGGATCGGCCCGAGAACATGGGCCAGTACCGCGACGATCGGCAGCACGTCTTCCTGGACGGTAACTCCAACCTGGTGATCCGGGCTACCCGCGACAACAACAAGTACGTCAGCGGCAAAGTCATGGGGAACTGGTGGGGCGGAATCGGGACCACCTGGGAAGCCCGGATCAAGTTCAACTGCTTGACCGCGGGCTGCTGGCCGGCCTGGTGGCTGATGAACGACCACCCCGAAGTCGGTGGTGAAGTGGACCTCGCGGAGTGGTACGGCAACGGTGAATGGCCCTCGGGGACAACCGTTCATGCCCGCCTGGACGGTACTTCCTTCGCCACCCAGCCGACGCCGATCGACGGGAACTGGCACACCTGGCGAGTCACGTGGAACGACTCCGGGATGTACTTCTGGAGGGACTACGTCGACGGCGCCGAGCCATACTTCACGGTTCCGGCCAATTCCATCGACGACTGGCCGTTCAACTTCCCCGACTACCGCATGTTCCCGGTGCTGAACCTGGCCGTCAGCGGCTCGGGCGGTGGCGATCCGCGGTCCGGTACCTACCCCGCCGACATGCTCGTCGACTACGTGCGGGTCTGGTGA
- a CDS encoding DUF4344 domain-containing metallopeptidase, giving the protein MSARILPVLAVGLLLAGCGGGSSEEKAESSGGSAVSDTPKAKGPEDTASSDAGGKMIVTYDDATSPEAQNGKKLLQDNTVLEDLADDINQSLKLPRDIPLHGSQCDQANAFWSPSQKTITICYEDADLGEKIFTKAGDKDPVASAIGSEDATFYHETGHMAITLYDLPITGKEEDAADQLAAYILLTPGDNGKADAESLKAITNFARAFQASAAARTELGAADMADVHSLDQQRVYNLQCWIYGSNPDANTDMITDGGLPQERAQGCADEWKQLSHAWSTLLDEHWK; this is encoded by the coding sequence ATGAGCGCTCGGATTCTGCCGGTATTGGCAGTGGGGTTGCTGCTGGCCGGCTGCGGCGGCGGCAGCAGCGAGGAGAAGGCCGAATCCTCGGGTGGCTCGGCGGTGTCGGACACCCCGAAAGCCAAGGGCCCCGAGGACACTGCGTCGTCGGACGCCGGCGGCAAGATGATCGTCACCTACGACGATGCCACCAGTCCGGAAGCGCAGAACGGCAAGAAACTGTTGCAGGACAACACGGTTCTCGAAGACCTTGCCGATGACATCAATCAATCACTGAAGCTGCCTCGGGACATTCCCCTGCACGGCTCGCAGTGCGACCAGGCGAACGCCTTCTGGAGCCCGAGTCAGAAGACCATCACCATCTGCTACGAGGACGCCGACCTCGGCGAGAAGATCTTCACCAAGGCCGGTGACAAGGACCCCGTCGCCTCGGCCATCGGTTCGGAGGATGCGACGTTCTATCACGAGACCGGCCACATGGCGATCACCCTTTACGACCTGCCGATCACCGGCAAGGAAGAGGACGCCGCCGACCAGCTGGCCGCCTACATCTTGCTGACCCCCGGCGACAACGGGAAAGCCGATGCGGAGTCGCTCAAGGCGATCACGAACTTCGCGCGCGCATTCCAAGCCTCCGCGGCCGCACGCACCGAACTCGGCGCGGCGGATATGGCCGACGTCCACTCACTGGACCAACAGCGTGTCTACAACCTGCAGTGCTGGATCTACGGGTCCAACCCCGACGCCAATACCGACATGATCACCGACGGCGGACTCCCCCAAGAACGTGCGCAGGGCTGCGCGGACGAGTGGAAACAGCTCAGCCACGCCTGGTCGACACTGCTCGACGAGCACTGGAAGTAG
- a CDS encoding ferritin-like domain-containing protein, translated as MTTKDKYTQVPDPYSWEVPSAGDARFTWEYDEGRARLLSLYQKGKDKQWDAQSRIDWSLDVDPMNPVGMPDEFHPLFGSPAWESADEKRRAEMRQHNQAWNFSQFLHGEQGAMVCAAKIVEVVPDLDAKFYAATQTMDEARHVEAFSRFLQEKIGLVYPINSNLSALLADTLSDSRWDMPYLGMQVLIEGLALAAFGVQRDLAPEGSLAKQLLAYVMQDEARHVAFGRISLKDYYSELTTAERDDREEFVVDACYLMRDRFRGEEVMERLGLDVKECAEWVDHSPLMIQFRSHLFSRIVPIVKDIGLWGDKVQKAFRDMGVHEMADLNIEALMKADEDQAESLDKAHAEMAARATEVDEVIAAGMS; from the coding sequence GTGACCACTAAAGACAAGTACACCCAGGTGCCCGACCCCTACTCGTGGGAGGTCCCCAGCGCCGGCGACGCCCGCTTCACCTGGGAATACGACGAGGGACGGGCCCGACTTCTGTCGCTGTATCAGAAGGGCAAGGACAAGCAGTGGGATGCGCAGTCGCGCATCGACTGGAGCCTGGACGTCGACCCGATGAACCCGGTCGGGATGCCCGACGAGTTCCATCCGCTGTTCGGCAGCCCGGCGTGGGAGTCAGCGGACGAGAAGCGCCGCGCCGAGATGCGCCAGCACAACCAGGCCTGGAACTTCTCGCAGTTCCTGCACGGGGAGCAGGGCGCGATGGTGTGTGCGGCCAAGATCGTCGAGGTCGTCCCCGACTTGGACGCCAAGTTCTACGCCGCTACCCAAACCATGGACGAGGCCCGGCACGTCGAAGCCTTCTCACGGTTCCTGCAGGAGAAGATCGGCTTGGTCTACCCGATCAACTCCAACCTCTCGGCTCTGCTGGCAGACACCCTCAGCGACTCGCGTTGGGACATGCCGTACCTGGGCATGCAGGTCCTCATCGAAGGCCTGGCACTCGCAGCGTTCGGGGTGCAGCGCGATCTGGCGCCAGAGGGCTCGCTGGCCAAGCAGTTGCTCGCCTATGTCATGCAGGACGAAGCCCGGCACGTCGCCTTCGGCCGAATCTCGCTGAAGGACTACTACTCCGAGCTGACAACGGCCGAGCGCGACGACCGTGAGGAATTCGTCGTGGATGCCTGCTACCTGATGCGCGACCGGTTCCGCGGCGAGGAGGTCATGGAGCGGCTGGGTCTCGACGTCAAGGAGTGCGCCGAGTGGGTCGACCATTCGCCGCTGATGATCCAGTTCCGCTCGCACCTCTTCAGCCGCATCGTGCCGATTGTCAAGGACATCGGGTTGTGGGGCGACAAGGTGCAAAAAGCCTTCCGGGACATGGGCGTTCATGAGATGGCCGACCTCAACATCGAGGCGCTGATGAAAGCCGACGAGGACCAGGCCGAGTCACTCGACAAGGCGCACGCCGAAATGGCGGCCCGTGCCACCGAAGTCGACGAGGTGATCGCGGCCGGCATGAGCTAG